A window from Nocardioides mesophilus encodes these proteins:
- a CDS encoding GIY-YIG nuclease family protein, translating into MQNCSDDDQMSSGERWNATEQLLHPAETMARHEVLSRPSPVPATAGVYAWYFDEAPPGVPLDDCHATESGRLLYVGISPKAPSRDGLRQSRQNLRTRIRYHYRGNAAGSTLRLTLGSLLADQLGISLRRVGSGQRLTFSDGEFLLSEWMAVHARVCWAASPTPWLLETHLIEQLSLPLNLDQNKHSGFHEQLSKARTHQRARARALPVLPR; encoded by the coding sequence ATGCAAAACTGCAGCGATGATGACCAGATGAGTAGCGGCGAGCGCTGGAACGCGACCGAGCAGTTACTGCATCCGGCTGAGACTATGGCTCGGCACGAGGTCTTGAGCCGTCCCAGTCCGGTCCCAGCAACCGCCGGTGTGTACGCGTGGTACTTCGACGAGGCTCCACCTGGCGTACCTCTGGACGACTGCCACGCAACTGAATCAGGACGTCTGCTCTACGTTGGAATCTCGCCGAAGGCGCCCAGCCGAGATGGGCTGCGTCAGAGCCGACAGAACCTCCGCACGCGGATCCGCTACCACTACCGTGGCAACGCGGCAGGGTCGACACTGCGGCTGACCTTGGGATCGCTGCTCGCTGATCAGCTCGGCATCAGTCTGCGACGGGTTGGGTCGGGGCAAAGGCTGACCTTCAGCGATGGCGAGTTCCTCCTTTCAGAATGGATGGCTGTTCACGCCAGGGTCTGCTGGGCCGCGAGCCCCACGCCGTGGCTGTTGGAGACGCATCTGATCGAACAACTATCGCTCCCGCTCAACCTCGATCAAAACAAGCACTCGGGATTCCACGAGCAGCTCAGCAAAGCACGGACCCACCAGCGAGCACGCGCCCGCGCACTTCCCGTTCTTCCCAGGTGA
- a CDS encoding TM2 domain-containing protein yields the protein MNTVTVSTRRVNKVVFVLLCFFLGGFGVDRFMRGQVGLGIFKFLIGSWATLGIWPLVDFIVALVKLGKYQDEFVFDNAGKWVEPAAH from the coding sequence TTGAACACCGTTACAGTCTCGACCCGCCGGGTCAACAAGGTCGTCTTCGTCCTGCTGTGCTTCTTTCTCGGCGGCTTCGGCGTCGACCGCTTCATGCGCGGCCAGGTCGGGCTCGGCATCTTCAAATTCCTGATCGGCTCGTGGGCCACGCTCGGCATTTGGCCGCTGGTCGACTTCATCGTCGCGCTCGTCAAGCTCGGGAAGTACCAGGACGAGTTCGTCTTCGACAACGCCGGCAAGTGGGTTGAGCCAGCCGCTCACTGA
- a CDS encoding DUF4041 domain-containing protein, which translates to MPPADWYPDPRDSGQLRYWDGQQWTERRSARQQPSVHAAVLSATPAAASDLGEDRPATQSDPGAPRAAAPRWQEKSSTKVPLFGARKHALQTSEELERLRSEMERLGVLDVAELRREREELQTQVAQQRAAFEQERSALDAKLVELRRNVVLTQEAEILQEVGIYEYRHPLADSIAYKAELSQLQDRIKTLARQENGAIRGATQWQVNGSAAQGRKMVKDFSKLMLRAYNAEADNLVRGMKPYKLESAVDRLNKVVKTIQNLGKTMSIEVTTEYHRLRIRELELAADYQEMLAREKEKEREERELLREQRKVEQEIAREKERLEKERQHYRNAIQALLDKGDTEGAERMRAQLDDVEKAIADVDYRAANARAGYVYVISNLGAFGERMIKVGMTRRLEPRDRIRELSDASVPFNFDVHALFFADDAVGIESEMHRRLAAQRVNKVNLRREFFYATPADARDLLAELAGELLEFEEFPEAVEFHQSQNALDATVRSESELTVISSA; encoded by the coding sequence ATGCCACCAGCCGACTGGTACCCGGACCCGCGGGACTCCGGCCAATTGCGCTACTGGGACGGACAGCAGTGGACGGAGCGCCGCTCCGCGAGGCAGCAGCCGTCGGTTCACGCGGCAGTACTCTCGGCGACGCCGGCGGCCGCATCGGACCTAGGTGAAGATCGGCCAGCCACGCAGTCTGATCCCGGTGCGCCCCGGGCTGCCGCGCCGCGGTGGCAGGAGAAGTCGTCGACCAAGGTTCCGCTGTTCGGCGCCCGCAAGCATGCGCTGCAGACCTCGGAGGAGTTGGAGCGGCTGCGCTCGGAGATGGAGCGTTTGGGCGTCCTCGACGTCGCCGAGTTGCGTCGGGAGCGTGAGGAGCTGCAAACGCAGGTCGCGCAACAACGCGCCGCGTTCGAGCAGGAGCGGTCGGCCCTGGACGCGAAACTGGTCGAGTTGAGGCGCAACGTGGTACTGACCCAGGAGGCGGAGATACTGCAGGAGGTCGGCATCTACGAGTACCGGCACCCGCTCGCCGACTCGATCGCTTACAAGGCCGAACTGTCCCAGCTCCAGGACCGGATCAAGACCCTGGCCAGGCAGGAGAACGGCGCAATCCGTGGCGCCACTCAATGGCAGGTCAACGGCTCGGCCGCGCAGGGCCGCAAGATGGTGAAGGATTTCTCCAAGCTGATGCTGCGCGCCTACAACGCAGAGGCCGACAACCTGGTCCGCGGAATGAAGCCCTACAAGCTGGAATCGGCCGTCGATCGGCTGAACAAGGTCGTGAAGACCATCCAGAACCTCGGCAAGACCATGTCGATCGAGGTCACTACGGAGTACCACCGGTTGCGTATCCGCGAACTCGAACTCGCCGCCGACTACCAGGAGATGCTGGCCAGGGAAAAGGAGAAAGAGCGGGAGGAGCGCGAACTGCTCCGTGAGCAGCGCAAGGTCGAGCAGGAGATTGCTCGTGAAAAGGAGCGGCTGGAGAAGGAGCGTCAGCACTACAGGAACGCTATCCAGGCGCTGCTCGACAAAGGGGACACCGAGGGTGCGGAGCGGATGCGTGCGCAGCTCGACGACGTCGAGAAGGCCATCGCCGACGTTGACTACCGAGCCGCGAATGCCCGTGCCGGCTACGTCTACGTGATTTCTAACCTCGGAGCCTTCGGAGAGCGAATGATCAAGGTAGGAATGACCCGCCGTCTGGAGCCGCGTGACCGGATCCGGGAGCTCAGCGACGCGTCCGTCCCGTTCAACTTTGACGTCCACGCGTTGTTCTTCGCCGACGACGCGGTCGGCATTGAGTCCGAGATGCATCGACGACTCGCAGCCCAGCGAGTGAACAAGGTGAACCTGCGCCGGGAGTTCTTCTACGCCACTCCGGCTGATGCCCGCGATCTACTCGCCGAACTGGCCGGCGAACTCCTCGAGTTCGAAGAGTTCCCCGAAGCGGTTGAGTTCCACCAAAGCCAGAACGCCCTTGACGCCACCGTGCGGTCGGAAAGCGAGCTCACCGTCATCTCCAGCGCCTGA
- a CDS encoding helicase, with amino-acid sequence MLDVPYGTQVDGATWHPAVKTHLYVGNALPAHLAPYSPGPYTLGRFIENTLNSDHPTPSPEPTEALEPRRIQFEAADAIAARAAAGGRLFLLADEPGVGKTIAAVLGATAVGDLRGARRVLVVADRPAAITIGHWCRTITALGHGGLEWVVITWDRLEKVNDHNWDVIIADEAHALRRTTTKRWKLWARISGHGRPHDKAPFVIATTATPGHTPLELPYLAPAYAQVLGESMREWTSTTQPGDAFATALERHGVAVERGRYGATWTADPARRAADLKLVRGWLEEERPPAMLHRAAPWGPVPISGMPVTLTPAERAAYEAEWGEFCREMDIARRGRNVAKGRAALLRFRQKAGLIRVDSTVAWIAQQVQAERQVACSVEFVATAADPIADQLRDSGIEVATIYGRDRFDLEAERLRFQTGQAKVCVFTTVASISLHAGETLADGRRASMEPRVGVFHQARFSGIAGRQVTGRTHRDHQVSPWHIAYAEGTVEEQVGKVMVERIAAASDTVGGDTTGLVDVAELLGADWLPITTLTEDGA; translated from the coding sequence GTGCTCGACGTCCCTTACGGGACGCAGGTCGACGGCGCCACCTGGCACCCTGCCGTCAAGACCCACCTGTACGTCGGTAATGCCTTGCCCGCGCACCTCGCGCCCTATTCTCCCGGGCCGTACACGCTCGGTCGGTTCATCGAGAACACCCTCAATTCTGACCATCCGACGCCCAGCCCTGAGCCGACCGAGGCGCTCGAGCCCCGGCGCATCCAGTTCGAAGCAGCCGATGCGATCGCGGCGCGCGCCGCGGCGGGCGGACGGCTGTTCCTGCTCGCCGACGAGCCCGGCGTAGGCAAGACGATCGCCGCGGTCCTCGGGGCGACGGCGGTGGGCGACCTCCGCGGTGCGCGACGGGTGCTTGTCGTGGCCGACCGGCCCGCCGCGATCACGATCGGCCACTGGTGCCGCACGATCACGGCGCTGGGACATGGCGGCCTGGAGTGGGTCGTCATCACGTGGGACCGGCTGGAGAAGGTCAATGACCACAACTGGGATGTGATCATCGCGGACGAGGCCCACGCCCTGCGGCGTACGACCACGAAACGGTGGAAGCTCTGGGCACGGATCTCGGGACACGGGCGGCCGCACGACAAGGCGCCCTTCGTCATCGCGACCACCGCGACGCCCGGCCACACGCCGCTTGAGTTGCCGTACCTTGCTCCGGCATATGCGCAGGTGTTGGGCGAGTCGATGCGGGAGTGGACCTCGACGACGCAACCAGGGGACGCGTTCGCCACCGCGCTGGAGCGTCACGGTGTCGCGGTGGAACGAGGACGCTACGGCGCGACGTGGACCGCCGATCCGGCGCGGCGCGCCGCCGACCTCAAGCTCGTGCGCGGCTGGCTCGAAGAGGAACGGCCCCCGGCGATGCTGCACCGCGCCGCGCCGTGGGGTCCGGTGCCGATCTCGGGCATGCCCGTGACGCTCACGCCGGCGGAGCGAGCGGCGTACGAGGCCGAGTGGGGCGAGTTCTGTCGCGAGATGGACATCGCCCGGCGCGGGCGCAACGTCGCCAAGGGTCGGGCTGCGCTCCTGCGCTTCCGGCAGAAGGCCGGGCTCATCCGCGTCGACTCGACGGTCGCCTGGATCGCCCAGCAGGTCCAAGCCGAGCGACAGGTGGCGTGCTCGGTCGAGTTCGTCGCGACCGCCGCCGACCCGATTGCCGACCAGCTGCGTGACTCCGGCATCGAAGTCGCCACGATCTATGGCCGCGACCGGTTCGATCTAGAGGCCGAACGGCTCCGGTTCCAGACCGGGCAGGCGAAGGTCTGCGTCTTCACCACGGTGGCCTCGATCAGCCTGCACGCCGGCGAGACCCTCGCCGACGGCCGGCGCGCGAGCATGGAGCCGCGGGTCGGTGTCTTCCACCAAGCCCGCTTCTCGGGCATCGCCGGACGCCAGGTGACCGGTCGCACTCACCGCGACCACCAAGTCTCACCGTGGCACATCGCGTATGCCGAGGGGACCGTTGAGGAGCAGGTCGGCAAGGTGATGGTGGAGCGGATCGCCGCCGCCTCCGACACTGTGGGCGGCGACACCACCGGCCTCGTCGATGTCGCCGAACTTCTCGGGGCCGACTGGCTGCCGATCACGACCCTGACCGAGGACGGCGCCTGA
- a CDS encoding IS110 family transposase, with protein sequence MSQQVEQVIIGVDPHKLSATIEVVDEREQLLGSGRFTTDRAGYAAMRTYAKKWPDRVWAVEGSNGAGRPLAQRLLEDGEQVVDVPAKLAARVRLFDTGHNRKTDAHDAHAVAVVAVRTKSLRVLQLDGELEALRMLTDRREALTRRRVQTVDRLQALLAELLPGQAKRDLTTGQAKAMLATVRPRDIAGKTRRRIAAEELAELIAVEAKIKKATAELKTIVLARGSHLMDLHGVGPVVAARVLADVGDVTRFADRNRFASWTGTAPLDASSGEQNRHRLSRAGNRRINHMIHIAAINQLRLDTDGRVYYRRKRAEGKKPLEAIRCLKRRISDAIYRQLLEDAQLDAGQHPSAGPGGHCGATQESSAVDLPPHIDTSDQPLPGPARKTLRLTG encoded by the coding sequence ATGAGTCAGCAAGTTGAGCAGGTCATCATCGGGGTCGATCCCCACAAGCTGTCGGCCACGATCGAGGTCGTCGACGAGCGCGAGCAGCTGCTCGGGTCAGGTCGGTTCACCACCGACCGAGCCGGCTACGCAGCGATGCGGACCTACGCGAAGAAGTGGCCCGACCGGGTCTGGGCGGTCGAGGGCAGCAACGGTGCCGGCCGGCCGCTTGCGCAGCGACTCCTCGAAGACGGCGAGCAGGTCGTCGACGTCCCCGCCAAGCTCGCTGCTCGGGTCCGGCTCTTCGACACCGGTCACAACCGCAAGACCGACGCCCACGATGCCCACGCGGTCGCGGTCGTCGCGGTCCGCACCAAGAGCCTGCGGGTGCTGCAACTCGACGGGGAACTCGAAGCCCTGCGGATGCTCACCGACCGCCGCGAAGCACTCACCAGACGCCGGGTCCAGACCGTCGACCGACTCCAGGCACTGCTGGCTGAACTCCTGCCAGGGCAGGCGAAACGTGACCTCACCACCGGCCAGGCCAAAGCGATGCTGGCCACCGTCCGCCCCCGCGACATCGCCGGCAAGACCCGCCGACGCATCGCCGCCGAGGAGTTGGCCGAGCTCATCGCGGTCGAGGCCAAGATCAAGAAGGCCACCGCCGAACTCAAGACCATCGTGCTCGCCCGCGGCTCACACCTGATGGACCTCCACGGCGTCGGCCCCGTCGTGGCCGCCCGGGTCCTGGCCGACGTCGGGGACGTCACCCGCTTCGCCGACCGCAACCGGTTCGCCTCCTGGACCGGCACCGCACCCCTCGATGCCTCCTCCGGTGAGCAGAACCGCCACCGGCTCTCCCGCGCCGGGAACCGCCGGATCAACCACATGATCCACATCGCCGCGATTAACCAGCTCCGCCTCGACACCGACGGCCGGGTCTACTACCGACGCAAGCGAGCCGAGGGCAAGAAGCCCCTCGAGGCGATCAGGTGCCTCAAGCGCAGGATCTCCGACGCCATTTACCGACAGCTGCTCGAGGACGCCCAACTCGATGCCGGACAACACCCAAGCGCGGGCCCGGGAGGGCACTGCGGGGCGACTCAAGAATCCAGCGCGGTCGACCTGCCCCCGCACATCGACACTTCGGATCAGCCACTTCCCGGACCCGCAAGGAAGACGCTACGCCTGACCGGTTGA
- a CDS encoding DUF3427 domain-containing protein encodes MTAGLQDQLASYDALRAEVDAVDVADQPHVLSRHLQSVIERALTATKDPAARLALVNGVLDHLNEATDQVSDPPRQLLRLVDDSPFGQPPAGAIRPRTPLSDAALLTNTHGEPSLGAELRAELDSSDTVDLLCAFVKWHGIRLLEQELGRIKRRGTPFRVVTTTYMGATERAALDRLVREFDAQVKIQYDAQRTRLHAKAWMFRRNTGFDTAYVGSSNLSRAALLDGVEWNVRLSHVGTPTLLEKFSATFNTYWNDRSFESYDPDVDRDRLDDALAEASGRSQHSRVTISLSGLEVRPYPYQQEMLEALDVERTVHGRHRNLLVAATGTGKTVVAALDYRGLCNEETGDRPSLLFVAHRKEILEQSLRTYREVLSDANFGELHVGGMRPERKEHVFASVQSLTAYGVANIPQDAYDIVVIDEFHHAEARTYRRILDHLTPRELLGLTATSERTDGTDVRSFFGGRTAAELRLWDALGADLLCPFHYFAVADGTDLRDISWKRGRYDEDELSKIYTGNHARAAIVLKQLKDKVLDPGGMRALGFCVSVAHAEFMAKAFTEAGVPAQAVSGTTPPAERAQALTDLRERRVNILFAADLFNEGLDLPDVDTVLFLRPTESATVFLQQLGRGLRRTRTKPVLTVLDFVGYHRKEFRFDAKLRALTGHTRRGLEREIERGFPFLPSGCQIVMDRQAQTLVLENIRSQIANRWQQMVAELRSYGDQDLGSFLDESGVELSDILRRGSHSWTRLRRDAGLVTREGSVLEERLLKRIRAFAHVDDRRRAESYEHLLSDDAPAYADLSPAEQRMARMLFFSLWPDGGGHASYDDGLIALRRERATRDELRSVVDLSFDAARHHAFDLTGSLAQVPLKVHAQYQREEVLAALDYASLQRKPNSFREGVLYVPELNVDAFFVTLTKSEADYSPTTLYRDYPISPTLFHWESQSTTSVASKTGQRYLSGSSSVLLFAREKKTDEFGTAPYLFLGPVRHVEHKGDRPIAITWELAQAMPTDFFTSSSVAAG; translated from the coding sequence ATGACGGCCGGGCTGCAGGACCAACTGGCGTCGTACGACGCTTTGCGTGCAGAAGTCGATGCCGTCGACGTGGCCGACCAACCGCATGTCCTTTCCCGGCACCTGCAATCGGTCATCGAGCGAGCCCTCACCGCCACCAAGGACCCAGCCGCACGCCTCGCCTTGGTGAACGGCGTTCTCGATCACCTCAACGAAGCCACCGACCAAGTCAGCGACCCGCCCAGGCAACTGCTCCGCCTTGTCGACGATTCGCCGTTTGGTCAGCCTCCCGCGGGCGCCATCCGACCCCGCACTCCCCTCTCGGATGCGGCCCTTCTCACGAACACTCACGGCGAGCCCAGCTTGGGAGCCGAGTTGCGCGCGGAGCTGGACAGCTCGGACACGGTTGACCTGCTGTGCGCCTTCGTGAAGTGGCACGGGATCCGGTTGCTCGAGCAGGAGCTCGGACGTATCAAGCGCCGTGGCACTCCGTTCAGGGTCGTGACCACCACCTACATGGGCGCCACCGAACGCGCGGCACTCGATCGCCTCGTCCGCGAGTTCGATGCGCAGGTGAAGATCCAGTACGACGCCCAGCGGACGCGGCTGCACGCGAAGGCGTGGATGTTTCGGCGGAACACCGGCTTCGACACGGCGTACGTCGGCTCTTCCAACCTCTCTCGTGCGGCGCTGCTCGATGGCGTCGAGTGGAACGTGCGACTGTCGCACGTCGGCACCCCGACGCTGCTTGAGAAGTTCAGCGCCACCTTCAACACGTACTGGAACGACCGCTCTTTCGAGTCATACGACCCGGATGTTGACCGCGACCGGCTAGATGATGCCCTCGCCGAAGCCTCCGGACGCTCGCAGCACAGCCGCGTCACGATCTCGCTCTCCGGCCTTGAGGTGCGTCCCTATCCCTACCAGCAGGAGATGCTCGAGGCGCTCGACGTGGAGCGCACCGTTCACGGGAGACACCGCAACCTGCTGGTGGCCGCTACGGGCACCGGCAAGACCGTCGTCGCAGCGCTCGACTACCGGGGGCTCTGCAACGAGGAGACCGGCGATCGACCGTCCCTGCTGTTCGTGGCTCACCGCAAGGAGATCCTCGAGCAATCCCTTCGGACCTACCGCGAGGTCCTCTCCGACGCCAACTTCGGCGAGCTCCACGTCGGAGGCATGCGACCTGAGCGGAAGGAGCACGTCTTCGCCAGCGTGCAGTCCCTTACCGCGTATGGCGTTGCCAATATCCCGCAGGACGCCTACGACATTGTGGTGATCGACGAGTTCCACCACGCCGAGGCGCGAACCTACCGGCGGATCCTCGACCACCTGACACCGCGTGAGCTGCTCGGCCTGACGGCCACATCCGAACGCACAGACGGTACCGACGTCCGCAGCTTCTTCGGCGGACGCACGGCCGCCGAGCTGCGACTCTGGGATGCCCTTGGCGCCGATCTGCTGTGCCCGTTCCACTACTTCGCGGTGGCTGATGGCACCGACCTTCGTGACATCAGCTGGAAGCGTGGTCGGTACGACGAGGACGAGTTGTCGAAGATTTACACGGGCAACCACGCCCGTGCCGCCATCGTGCTCAAGCAGCTCAAAGACAAGGTGCTCGATCCAGGCGGCATGCGCGCCCTTGGTTTCTGTGTGAGCGTCGCGCACGCCGAGTTCATGGCCAAGGCCTTCACGGAGGCCGGCGTCCCCGCCCAAGCGGTCAGCGGCACCACTCCGCCGGCAGAGCGGGCCCAGGCGCTCACAGACCTGCGCGAGCGTCGCGTCAACATCTTGTTCGCTGCCGATCTGTTCAACGAAGGGCTCGATCTGCCCGATGTCGATACGGTCCTGTTCCTCCGTCCCACCGAGAGCGCCACGGTCTTCTTGCAGCAGCTCGGCCGCGGCCTGCGGCGCACACGCACGAAGCCGGTGCTTACCGTGCTGGACTTCGTCGGCTACCACCGCAAGGAGTTCCGCTTCGACGCGAAGCTCCGCGCTCTCACAGGTCACACTCGTCGAGGGCTCGAGCGGGAGATCGAACGCGGTTTCCCTTTCCTGCCCTCCGGGTGCCAGATCGTCATGGACCGGCAGGCGCAGACGCTCGTGCTGGAGAACATCCGCTCGCAGATTGCCAACCGCTGGCAGCAGATGGTTGCTGAGCTGCGGTCGTACGGAGACCAAGATCTAGGCTCGTTCCTCGACGAGTCCGGAGTCGAGCTCTCCGACATCCTTCGACGCGGCAGCCACTCGTGGACGCGGCTGCGTCGCGACGCTGGCCTCGTGACGCGGGAAGGCTCAGTCCTAGAGGAGCGCCTCCTCAAGCGGATTCGAGCGTTCGCACATGTCGACGACAGGCGGCGGGCCGAGAGCTATGAGCATCTGCTGAGCGACGACGCACCTGCGTACGCCGACCTCTCCCCCGCCGAACAGCGGATGGCCCGCATGCTGTTCTTCTCACTGTGGCCGGACGGCGGAGGCCACGCGTCGTACGACGATGGGCTGATCGCGCTTCGCCGCGAACGGGCCACGCGGGACGAGCTCCGCTCCGTCGTGGACCTCTCCTTCGACGCCGCGCGGCACCACGCCTTCGACCTGACCGGCTCGCTGGCTCAGGTCCCGCTCAAGGTCCACGCTCAGTATCAGCGCGAGGAGGTCCTCGCCGCCCTCGACTACGCGAGCCTGCAGCGCAAGCCCAACTCGTTCCGCGAGGGCGTCCTCTACGTGCCTGAGCTCAATGTGGACGCCTTCTTCGTGACGCTGACGAAGTCCGAGGCCGACTACTCGCCCACCACCCTCTATCGCGACTACCCGATCAGTCCGACGCTGTTCCATTGGGAGTCTCAATCCACGACTTCTGTCGCCTCGAAGACCGGGCAGCGGTATCTCTCCGGATCGAGCAGCGTCCTTCTGTTCGCGCGCGAGAAGAAGACCGACGAGTTCGGAACGGCGCCGTACTTGTTCCTCGGACCGGTCCGCCACGTCGAGCACAAGGGAGACCGGCCCATAGCGATCACTTGGGAGCTCGCTCAAGCGATGCCGACCGACTTCTTCACGTCCTCAAGTGTCGCGGCCGGCTGA
- a CDS encoding TetR/AcrR family transcriptional regulator: MGRQRGYDEGEVLDRAAATFLRAGYEGTSIEELVGATGLHRGSLYQAFGSKRGLFVSCLRRQVSEHPGSEDTTDLVLVALLELAPRDEEVRGLLGEHLDRRGVTATDLGRRLLTRALMDETKDDGDA, from the coding sequence ATGGGACGGCAGCGCGGCTACGACGAGGGCGAGGTGCTCGACCGCGCGGCCGCGACCTTTCTGCGGGCGGGCTACGAGGGCACCTCCATTGAAGAGCTGGTGGGGGCCACGGGCCTGCACCGCGGGAGCCTCTACCAGGCGTTCGGGAGCAAGCGGGGCCTGTTCGTCAGCTGCCTGCGCCGACAGGTGTCCGAGCATCCCGGCAGCGAGGACACCACCGACCTGGTGCTGGTCGCGCTGCTCGAGCTCGCCCCTCGCGACGAGGAGGTCCGTGGCCTGCTCGGCGAGCACCTTGACCGGCGCGGCGTCACCGCGACCGACCTGGGCCGACGCCTGCTGACCCGGGCACTGATGGACGAGACGAAGGACGACGGAGATGCGTAA
- a CDS encoding lamin tail domain-containing protein, translating to MPLSSVDAAAISPVRFSYVQYDSPGTDTGSNRSLNAEYVVVKNFGQKSRSITGWTVRDLNGHVYRFGRFTIKPGKTVRLHTGRGSNSRTDVYWRRDWYVWNNTGDKATLKNKSGTTVDTCKWGDGDGNTAC from the coding sequence GTGCCGCTCAGCTCTGTGGATGCGGCCGCCATCTCACCAGTCCGGTTCTCCTACGTTCAGTACGATTCGCCGGGCACTGATACTGGAAGCAACCGCAGCCTCAACGCCGAGTACGTGGTCGTCAAGAACTTCGGCCAGAAATCGCGCAGCATCACAGGTTGGACGGTGCGCGACCTCAACGGCCACGTCTACAGGTTCGGCAGATTCACAATCAAGCCGGGCAAGACAGTTCGCCTGCACACCGGTCGGGGCAGCAACAGTCGAACCGACGTGTACTGGCGCCGGGACTGGTACGTCTGGAACAACACCGGCGACAAAGCGACCCTGAAGAACAAGAGCGGCACGACCGTTGACACCTGCAAGTGGGGCGACGGTGACGGCAACACCGCCTGCTGA
- a CDS encoding DUF4386 domain-containing protein: protein MDLRRTGRIFGWLFIGTFVTSIPARLLFIDGAGASWTNMRFVAADASSTSLKWGALLEFGLIVTQLGTALVLYPIARRQSETIALSYVTARTIESVFAAIGLVSMLSLVSVISAMNGANGVEAVALQAQGDSLAHAYEWAFEWGPGLVAGIGNGILLGYLMYTSALVPPRLALLGLIGGPILILSFLMILAGVYKNGEGPSGLLTLPEAAWELSLGIYCAWKGFRLSSPLAETIRRSEALLPS, encoded by the coding sequence ATGGATTTGCGCCGAACCGGCCGTATCTTTGGATGGCTGTTCATTGGGACCTTCGTAACGAGCATTCCCGCGCGTCTTCTTTTCATCGACGGGGCGGGGGCAAGCTGGACGAACATGCGATTCGTCGCCGCGGACGCCTCCTCCACGAGTCTGAAGTGGGGTGCGCTTCTCGAGTTCGGCCTGATCGTCACTCAGCTCGGGACCGCTCTCGTGTTGTATCCAATCGCCCGTCGGCAGAGCGAGACGATCGCGCTCAGCTACGTGACCGCCCGGACCATCGAGTCCGTCTTTGCCGCCATCGGGCTTGTCAGCATGCTCTCGCTGGTATCGGTCATCAGCGCTATGAACGGGGCGAACGGCGTCGAGGCGGTCGCGCTGCAGGCTCAGGGCGACAGCCTCGCGCACGCCTACGAGTGGGCCTTCGAGTGGGGGCCCGGACTCGTGGCCGGCATCGGCAACGGGATTCTGCTCGGCTACCTCATGTACACATCAGCCCTCGTGCCCCCGCGGCTGGCGCTATTGGGTCTGATCGGCGGCCCGATCCTGATCCTCTCCTTCCTGATGATCCTGGCTGGGGTCTACAAGAACGGCGAGGGACCCTCGGGCCTGCTGACGCTCCCGGAAGCCGCGTGGGAACTGTCGCTCGGCATCTACTGCGCCTGGAAGGGATTCCGTTTGTCGAGCCCACTAGCCGAAACAATCCGCAGAAGCGAGGCGCTCCTACCCAGCTGA